From the genome of Oncorhynchus clarkii lewisi isolate Uvic-CL-2024 unplaced genomic scaffold, UVic_Ocla_1.0 unplaced_contig_9694_pilon_pilon, whole genome shotgun sequence, one region includes:
- the LOC139398363 gene encoding uncharacterized protein: PTTLSPHCFSPHHSPPSLLQPPPLTTLTASAPTTHHPHCLSPHHSPPSLLQPPPLSPLTASAPTTLPPHCFSPHHSPPSLLQPPPLSPLTASAPTTLPHHCCSPHHSPPSLLQPPPITIITAAALTTHHHHCCSPHHSPPSLLQPPPITTITAAAPTNHHHHCCSPHHSSPSLLQPPPITTITAAAPTNHHSHCCNPHHPHCCSPHHSLPSLLQPPPLTTLTAAAPTTLTAAAPTTHCCSPHHSLLQPPPLTTLTAAAPTTHHPHCCSPHSPPSLWQPPQITTLTAAAPTTLTAVGPTTHHPHCCSPHHPHCCSPHHSPPSLLQHPPLTPLTAAAPTTHPPHCCSTHHSPPSLLQPPPLTTLTASAHTTLPPHCFSPHHSPPHCFSPHHPHCFSPHHPPPSLLQPPPLTTLTASALTTLPPHCFSPHHSPPSLLQPSPPSTLTASALTILTALAPTTLHPHSFSPPISNPPPTPPPPCSSLPPTNTVLLSHFHNNSSGLLSPVRKAFLQRDPQVPTNGSLRTGAPHDKRAANPITPQMCTSWREKANYASSTRVPPPGDLPAHWSDSSVHHI; encoded by the coding sequence cccccaccactctctcccctcactgCTTCAGCCCCCACCACTCACCACCCTCACTGCTGCAGCCCCCACCACTCACCACCCTCACTGCCTCAGCCCCCACCACTCACCACCCTCACTGCCTCAGCCCCCACCACTCTCCCCCCTCACTGCTTCAGCCCCCACCACTCTCCCCCCTCACTGCTTCAGCCCCCACCACTCTCCCCCCTCACTGCTTCAGCCCCCACCACTCTCCCCCCTCACTGCTTCAGCCCCCACCACTCTCCCCCCTCACTGCTTCAGCCCCCACCACTCTCCCCCATCACTGCTGCAGCCCTCACCACTCTCCCCCCTCACTGCTTCAGCCTCCACCAATCACCATCATCACTGCTGCAGCCCTCACCACTCACCACCATCACTGCTGCAGCCCTCACCACTCACCACCCTCACTGCTGCAGCCCCCACCAATCACCACCATCACTGCTGCAGCCCCCACCAATCACCACCATCACTGCTGCAGCCCTCACCACTCTTCCCCCTCACTGCTGCAGCCCCCACCAATCACCACCATCACTGCTGCAGCCCCCACCAATCACCACTCTCACTGCTGCAACCCCCACCACCCTCACTGCTGCAGCCCCCACCACTCACTACCCTCACTGCTGCAGCCCCCACCACTCACCACCCTCACTGCTGCAGCCCCCACTACCCTCACTGCTGCAGCCCCCACCACTCACTGCTGCAGCCCCCACCACTCACTGCTGCAGCCCCCACCACTCACCACCCTCACTGCTGCAGCCCCCACCACTCACCACCCTCACTGCTGCAGCCCCCACTCACCACCCTCACTGTGGCAGCCCCCACAAATCACCACCCTCACTGCTGCAGCCCCCACCACCCTCACTGCTGTAGGCCCCACCACTCACCACCCTCACTGCTGCAGCCCCCACCACCCTCACTGCTGCAGTCCCCACCACTCACCCCCCTCACTGCTGCAGCACCCACCACTCACCCCCCTCACTGCTGCAGCACCCACCACTCACCCCCCTCACTGCTGCAGCACCCACCACTCTCCCCCCTCACTGCTTCAGCCCCCACCACTCACCACCCTCACTGCTTCAGCCCACACCACTCTCCCCCCTCACTGCTTCAGCCCTCACCACTCTCCCCCTCACTGTTTCAGCCCTCACCACCCTCACTGCTTCAGCCCTCACCACCCTCCACCCTCACTGCTTCAACCCCCACCACTCACCACCCTCACTGCTTCAGCCCTCACCACTCTCCCCCCTCACTGCTTCAGCCCTCACCACTCTCCCCCCTCACTGCTTCAGCCCTCACCACCCTCCACCCTCACTGCTTCAGCCCTCACCATCCTCACTGCTTTAGCCCCCACCACTCTCCACCCTCACAGCTTCAGCCCGCCAATCTCCAACCCCCCACCAACACCACCCCCACCGTGCTCCAGCCTCCCACCCACCAACACTGTCCTTCTTTCCCACTTCCACAACAACTCCTCTGGGCTCCTGAGTCCCGTCAGAAAGGCTTTCCTTCAAAGAGACCCACAGGTGCCAACCAATGGGAGCCTGAGAACGGGGGCGCCACATGACAAAAGGGCAGCCAATCCAATAACCCCACAGATGTGCACTTCCTGGAGGGAAA